The following coding sequences lie in one Peribacillus frigoritolerans genomic window:
- a CDS encoding NAD(P)-dependent oxidoreductase, with product MTSPLKGGLEINFQEAERGLSPREALEESNRCLYCYDAPCIQACPTGIDIPGFIKKIASGNFKGSAKTIMTANPVGASCARVCPTEELCEGACVLNHSTKPIMIGNLQRYSTDWAIQNKQALFKAGKKNGKKVAIVGSGPAGLSAARELALLGYSVTIFEAEKNPGGLNTYGIVSFRLPQSISYWEVEQVKSLDVDIKTNTRVGVDVSANQLTADYDAVILAIGMSDVPKLGIEGEDLAEVYDAIDFVKATKTGAITDKFIGKKMAVIGAGNTAIDAATCSVRLGAEQVSIIYRRTQKEMTAYDFEYEFAKQEGVGFHWLTAPSRILADESGQVTGIECVKMVLSEAGEDGRRRPVQIPGSEFVIPVDGVIRAIGQSRYVELIEQFGIKHDDGVVTLDGDSYKTSHEKIFACGDVIFGKGQGEAMVVSAAQQGKKTAYEIDSILNCEAVDIA from the coding sequence ATGACGAGCCCGTTAAAAGGTGGTCTAGAGATTAACTTTCAGGAAGCGGAGAGGGGTTTATCCCCAAGGGAAGCTTTGGAAGAATCGAATCGATGTTTATACTGCTATGATGCCCCATGTATCCAAGCCTGTCCGACCGGAATAGATATTCCAGGTTTTATTAAGAAGATAGCTTCAGGTAATTTTAAAGGGTCGGCCAAGACGATCATGACGGCCAATCCTGTCGGTGCCAGCTGTGCGCGGGTATGTCCGACTGAAGAGTTATGTGAGGGAGCATGTGTCCTGAACCATTCTACAAAGCCAATCATGATTGGCAATCTCCAGCGTTATTCCACAGATTGGGCCATCCAAAATAAACAAGCCCTATTCAAGGCCGGGAAAAAGAATGGCAAAAAAGTTGCCATTGTAGGAAGCGGTCCGGCGGGTTTGTCTGCAGCAAGGGAATTAGCCTTGCTTGGCTACAGTGTAACCATTTTCGAAGCTGAAAAGAATCCAGGCGGATTAAATACTTACGGGATTGTATCGTTCCGTTTGCCTCAGAGCATTTCTTATTGGGAAGTTGAACAAGTAAAGAGTTTGGATGTTGATATTAAAACGAATACACGGGTCGGAGTGGATGTTTCCGCAAATCAGCTGACTGCCGACTATGATGCGGTCATTTTAGCTATCGGCATGTCCGATGTCCCTAAGCTTGGAATTGAAGGGGAGGATTTGGCTGAAGTTTATGATGCAATCGATTTCGTTAAAGCAACGAAAACAGGGGCAATCACTGATAAATTCATTGGGAAGAAGATGGCGGTAATTGGAGCTGGAAACACGGCGATCGATGCCGCGACCTGTTCTGTACGCCTGGGCGCCGAACAGGTGAGCATTATTTATCGTCGTACCCAAAAGGAAATGACAGCCTATGATTTTGAATATGAGTTTGCCAAACAAGAAGGTGTCGGGTTTCACTGGCTGACTGCCCCCTCCAGGATCCTCGCGGATGAAAGCGGTCAGGTTACGGGCATCGAGTGCGTGAAGATGGTGCTTAGCGAGGCAGGGGAAGATGGGCGGCGCCGTCCAGTCCAAATTCCCGGATCGGAGTTCGTCATACCGGTCGATGGGGTCATTCGTGCTATAGGCCAATCCAGGTATGTAGAATTGATTGAACAGTTCGGCATTAAACATGATGATGGTGTCGTTACATTGGATGGTGATTCCTATAAGACATCGCATGAAAAGATCTTTGCGTGCGGTGACGTGATCTTCGGAAAAGGCCAAGGTGAGGCAATGGTTGTTTCAGCTGCCCAGCAAGGGAAAAAGACAGCCTATGAAATTGACTCGATTTTGAATTGCGAAGCGGTGGATATTGCTTAA
- the preA gene encoding NAD-dependent dihydropyrimidine dehydrogenase subunit PreA: MADLSIDLAGIKSPNPFWLASAPPTNSGYQVQRAFEAGWGGAVWKTLGDPILNVSSRFAAVSFNGQRVAGFNNIELITDRPLEVNLKEIYETKKRFPDHAIIASVMVEPQQEKWHEIIKRIEDVGVDGYELNFGCPHGMAERGMGAASGQVPELVEKQTYWAKEAASKPVIVKLTPNITDITVTAEAAVRGGADAISMINTINSLAGVDIHSWNTIPHVGGKGAHGGYCGPAVKPIALNMVAECARNNRINVPISGIGGISNWQDTVEFLLMGSTGVQICTAAMHHGFRIVEDLIDGLSNYLDEKGISSVMDIVGKSVPRYSDWGNLDLNYKVVARINNDVCINCNKCHIACEDTSHQCIDMLKDTSGGSFLRVREEDCVGCNLCSIVCPADGAIDMIELTNELPPMTWNERQSFLGGISSESVDFVK; this comes from the coding sequence ATGGCTGATTTATCAATTGATCTTGCAGGTATTAAATCTCCCAATCCCTTTTGGCTTGCTTCAGCACCACCTACTAATTCGGGTTATCAAGTCCAGCGCGCATTTGAAGCTGGCTGGGGAGGAGCTGTTTGGAAGACATTGGGTGATCCCATCCTGAATGTCTCATCACGTTTTGCAGCGGTCAGCTTTAATGGACAGAGAGTTGCCGGGTTCAACAATATAGAATTGATTACGGATCGTCCGCTTGAAGTGAATCTTAAAGAAATATATGAAACGAAGAAAAGGTTCCCTGATCATGCAATCATTGCATCGGTGATGGTGGAGCCGCAACAGGAAAAGTGGCATGAGATCATCAAGCGCATAGAAGATGTAGGGGTAGATGGTTACGAATTGAACTTTGGCTGCCCGCACGGTATGGCAGAGCGCGGGATGGGAGCTGCTTCGGGACAGGTTCCCGAACTTGTGGAAAAGCAAACATACTGGGCGAAAGAAGCTGCTTCCAAACCTGTCATCGTCAAGCTTACACCGAATATAACCGACATTACGGTTACGGCTGAAGCGGCGGTGCGCGGCGGTGCGGATGCAATAAGCATGATCAATACGATCAACAGCTTGGCAGGAGTGGATATCCATTCATGGAATACGATTCCCCATGTTGGCGGCAAGGGGGCTCACGGAGGGTATTGCGGTCCCGCTGTGAAGCCGATCGCTTTGAACATGGTGGCAGAGTGTGCAAGGAATAATAGGATCAATGTTCCCATTTCCGGAATAGGAGGCATTTCAAATTGGCAGGATACGGTGGAATTTTTATTGATGGGTTCCACTGGAGTGCAAATTTGTACGGCTGCCATGCATCACGGTTTTAGAATAGTAGAAGACTTGATTGATGGACTTTCCAATTACCTTGATGAAAAAGGGATATCCTCCGTGATGGATATTGTCGGTAAGTCCGTACCGCGCTATTCCGACTGGGGGAATTTAGATCTTAATTATAAGGTCGTTGCTCGCATTAATAATGATGTGTGCATTAACTGCAATAAATGCCATATTGCGTGTGAAGATACTTCTCATCAATGTATAGATATGTTAAAGGACACGTCAGGCGGCTCCTTTTTGAGAGTGCGCGAAGAAGATTGCGTAGGCTGTAATCTATGCTCGATCGTCTGTCCGGCCGATGGGGCGATCGATATGATCGAATTGACAAATGAATTACCGCCAATGACGTGGAATGAACGACAATCGTTCCTTGGGGGCATAAGCAGTGAAAGTGTTGATTTCGTAAAATGA
- the hydA gene encoding dihydropyrimidinase, translating into MKKIIKNGTIATAADTYQADILIENEKIAMIGKDLPAEGAEIIDAKGAYIFPGGIDPHTHLDMPFGGTTTKDDYETGTIAAAYGGTTTIIDFCLTEKGVPLKKAIETWHEKANGKAAIDYGFHLMISEINDDVLAELPSIIVNEGISSFKVFMAYKNVFQADDATLYRTLLQAKELGALVMVHAENGDVIDYLTKQALAEGNTDPIYHALTRPPELEGEATGRAAKLTEMANGQLYVVHVTCEDAVEKITEARNKGVDIWGETCPQYLVLDQSYLEKPHFEGSKYVWSPPLREKKNQEVLWNALKMGQLQTIGSDQCSFDFKGQKELGREDFTKIPNGGPTIEDRMSILFSEGVMKERITLNQFVDMTSTRAAKLFGLFPKKGTIAVGSDADIVIFDPKVERAISAETHHMAVDYNAFEGMEITGEPVSVLSRGQFVIKDKQFVGEVGKGQFLKRAKYNASLKPDTGKKLTV; encoded by the coding sequence ATGAAGAAAATCATTAAAAATGGAACGATTGCAACGGCTGCAGATACGTATCAAGCCGATATATTGATTGAAAATGAGAAGATTGCAATGATTGGCAAGGACCTCCCGGCTGAGGGGGCTGAAATCATTGATGCAAAAGGAGCTTATATTTTTCCGGGGGGCATTGATCCGCATACACATCTCGATATGCCGTTTGGCGGGACAACGACAAAGGATGATTATGAAACGGGAACGATTGCCGCTGCATATGGAGGCACGACAACGATCATCGACTTTTGTTTGACCGAAAAAGGGGTGCCGTTAAAGAAAGCGATAGAAACATGGCATGAAAAGGCCAATGGAAAAGCGGCCATAGATTACGGTTTCCATTTAATGATCAGTGAGATTAATGATGATGTATTGGCTGAGCTGCCGAGTATCATCGTTAATGAAGGGATTTCTTCCTTTAAAGTGTTCATGGCTTACAAGAATGTTTTTCAGGCTGATGATGCCACGCTATACCGCACTCTGTTGCAAGCAAAGGAACTTGGCGCACTTGTCATGGTTCATGCTGAAAATGGCGATGTCATCGATTATCTTACGAAGCAGGCGCTGGCTGAGGGTAACACGGATCCAATTTATCATGCATTAACAAGGCCTCCGGAGCTTGAAGGGGAAGCAACTGGACGGGCTGCCAAACTGACGGAAATGGCAAATGGCCAGCTCTATGTCGTTCATGTCACCTGTGAAGATGCGGTTGAAAAGATCACTGAGGCAAGAAATAAAGGGGTGGATATTTGGGGGGAGACTTGTCCGCAATATCTGGTTCTTGACCAATCTTATCTTGAAAAGCCCCATTTCGAGGGATCTAAGTATGTATGGTCCCCGCCGTTAAGGGAGAAGAAAAACCAGGAAGTGCTATGGAATGCTTTGAAAATGGGCCAGCTGCAAACGATCGGCTCCGATCAATGCTCTTTTGATTTTAAGGGACAGAAGGAACTTGGACGTGAAGATTTCACGAAAATACCGAACGGCGGGCCAACGATTGAGGATCGCATGAGTATCCTCTTTTCTGAAGGAGTCATGAAAGAGCGCATTACCTTGAATCAATTCGTCGACATGACATCTACGCGTGCCGCCAAGCTATTTGGATTATTCCCGAAGAAAGGGACGATAGCGGTAGGTTCGGATGCTGATATTGTCATTTTTGACCCGAAAGTTGAAAGGGCCATTTCTGCAGAAACCCATCACATGGCGGTGGATTATAATGCGTTTGAAGGTATGGAAATTACAGGTGAACCGGTGTCCGTTTTATCGAGAGGTCAATTCGTCATTAAAGACAAACAATTTGTGGGCGAAGTTGGAAAAGGGCAATTCCTGAAACGGGCAAAATATAATGCGTCGCTGAAGCCGGATACCGGGAAAAAGCTTACAGTCTAA
- a CDS encoding NCS1 family transporter, with product MSEKKDYLKSPDLLPIPHSEKNISAAGFGFIWVGMAVVLAAFAIGGNGVQSLSLGWVVLATVIACVVLGFLMTMTGDIGVEHGISFPVYMRAPFGTIGTHIPSVVRGFVASCWFGLNTYFGATAMNAIFTTLFDFDNWFICFLIFAVLQLVNTAMGIKSIERFADLAAPVIILISGWMYFTLSDQAIAQGRDVWSWIESPVTGGAAATAFMVVIMANMGFWGTLTADMPTLSRYIKAPKNEKNWFKRNKGQIIGNIITYPITQTFMVIIGAVSYMAVSNYDPVVAIQGSASGIALGVLLIMIVFAQWSTNTTANVIPAATIFSNVMGPKMPFWAGVVVAGVIGIVVQPWSLFGIIIEVLLIIGGILASIVGILVSDYYFLRKRRVNVQELYESEGQYKYLNGVNWAGIISWVIGGIGATIFSNYSFIIGFLLGGASYFILAKYWWFKRYEQAEIIDPSDEKYLGISVGRDWIIGNGPELEEEMVFTATTTGKENV from the coding sequence ATGAGTGAGAAGAAAGATTATTTAAAGTCTCCCGATTTGCTGCCTATACCTCATAGTGAGAAAAACATAAGTGCAGCCGGATTTGGTTTCATTTGGGTGGGCATGGCTGTAGTATTGGCTGCCTTCGCAATCGGTGGGAACGGTGTCCAAAGTTTATCCTTAGGATGGGTCGTTCTTGCAACGGTCATTGCCTGTGTGGTACTCGGCTTTTTGATGACAATGACAGGGGATATTGGTGTTGAACATGGAATATCATTCCCCGTTTATATGAGGGCGCCGTTCGGTACGATTGGCACCCACATCCCTTCGGTTGTACGGGGGTTTGTAGCGTCTTGCTGGTTCGGCCTCAATACTTACTTTGGAGCTACTGCAATGAACGCTATTTTCACAACCCTTTTTGATTTTGATAATTGGTTTATCTGCTTCCTCATTTTTGCTGTTTTACAATTAGTGAATACGGCAATGGGAATAAAGTCGATAGAACGATTCGCCGACTTGGCGGCGCCCGTCATCATTTTAATTTCCGGCTGGATGTATTTCACTCTATCCGATCAGGCTATAGCCCAAGGAAGAGATGTATGGTCCTGGATTGAAAGTCCGGTCACTGGCGGGGCCGCCGCAACGGCTTTCATGGTCGTCATTATGGCAAATATGGGATTTTGGGGCACGTTGACTGCAGATATGCCTACGCTTTCCCGCTATATAAAGGCACCAAAAAATGAAAAAAATTGGTTCAAGCGCAATAAGGGGCAAATAATTGGGAATATTATCACCTATCCCATCACCCAGACTTTCATGGTGATTATCGGTGCGGTTTCTTATATGGCCGTTTCCAATTATGATCCTGTAGTTGCTATACAGGGATCAGCAAGTGGAATTGCCCTCGGCGTCCTTTTGATCATGATCGTATTTGCTCAATGGTCGACGAATACTACAGCCAATGTCATTCCCGCAGCTACCATTTTCTCCAATGTCATGGGTCCTAAAATGCCATTTTGGGCAGGGGTCGTTGTAGCGGGGGTTATTGGGATAGTAGTTCAGCCATGGAGCCTGTTCGGCATCATCATAGAAGTTTTATTAATAATAGGTGGAATCCTGGCATCCATTGTCGGCATCCTGGTATCGGATTACTATTTCCTTCGTAAACGGAGAGTGAATGTACAAGAACTCTATGAAAGTGAAGGCCAGTATAAGTACTTGAATGGAGTGAATTGGGCAGGAATCATTTCTTGGGTGATTGGAGGAATTGGTGCCACGATTTTTTCAAATTATTCGTTTATTATTGGCTTTCTTCTCGGCGGTGCAAGTTATTTTATATTAGCCAAGTATTGGTGGTTCAAGCGATATGAACAAGCTGAAATCATTGATCCGAGCGATGAGAAATATTTAGGCATTTCCGTCGGAAGGGATTGGATAATCGGAAATGGCCCAGAACTTGAGGAAGAGATGGTTTTTACGGCTACGACCACCGGCAAGGAGAACGTTTGA
- a CDS encoding PucR family transcriptional regulator yields MNTSITIEEILTRKHFNLTDIIAGRSGIKRQVKWVHCMEVTQISHLLNGNELILTTGLGWKDCDDTFLSYLRQLIECDAAGLCIEIGANTMAVPQCAIDLANERQFPIILFHEEVPFVEITQDIHSLIINKQYEMISNLENYSQQLNKNLLEIDHYEPILKFLHSYLNVQVILIFNENDIASIPKIKKKTTYQMVADIYEEKRKLDKTVLGQRIQVLGENYAELLICSNDRELTDFDSLILDRTATALAQHLLREIYIEEKKMSEESKWLTNWIEGEYSDEAIRERLSYIDPKMQLDGGIVCICKQHPKYDKSSAKLDGTYFKIMFRTIFEQYGFQIFSMEVHQHLVFILGDNRPSEDWKSRVTSAVDRIMKMDVSGRNRMGLLSIGFGKHVQRLSEIYKSYETARETLLLQDTLPEDNRSIFYQDLHMHRMISLINKHGNLEETVYEYLGPVIEYDKQNNGELMPTLKTYLACNGSKQETSKQLFIVRQTLYHRLEKLEKLLGSDFMRSDKRLGLEFMIFALDFLQYSSRKISGKYVDKYIGR; encoded by the coding sequence ATGAATACATCGATTACAATCGAGGAAATTCTAACACGCAAGCATTTTAATCTGACGGATATAATTGCAGGTAGAAGTGGGATAAAGCGTCAAGTGAAGTGGGTCCACTGCATGGAAGTCACCCAAATCAGCCATTTGTTAAATGGAAACGAACTGATACTGACTACCGGTTTAGGGTGGAAAGACTGCGATGACACATTTCTATCCTACTTAAGACAGTTAATAGAATGCGATGCAGCTGGACTCTGTATAGAGATTGGCGCCAACACCATGGCAGTGCCGCAATGTGCCATCGATCTCGCAAATGAACGGCAATTCCCTATCATCCTATTTCATGAAGAAGTCCCTTTCGTAGAAATCACGCAGGATATACATTCCCTTATCATCAATAAACAATATGAGATGATCTCCAACTTAGAAAACTACTCACAGCAGTTAAATAAAAATCTCCTCGAAATTGACCATTATGAACCAATTCTAAAATTTCTCCACAGCTATTTAAATGTACAGGTTATTCTTATCTTTAATGAAAATGATATAGCCAGCATTCCAAAAATAAAGAAAAAAACAACCTATCAAATGGTGGCGGACATATACGAAGAGAAGCGGAAATTGGATAAAACCGTTCTTGGACAGCGGATTCAAGTGCTCGGTGAAAATTATGCGGAACTGCTCATCTGCAGCAACGACAGAGAGTTGACTGATTTTGATTCACTGATCTTGGATCGAACGGCTACCGCATTGGCACAGCATCTATTAAGGGAGATATATATAGAAGAAAAGAAAATGTCGGAAGAAAGTAAATGGCTTACAAATTGGATTGAAGGTGAATATAGTGACGAAGCAATCCGGGAGAGGCTATCCTATATTGATCCGAAAATGCAGTTGGATGGGGGTATTGTTTGCATTTGCAAACAACACCCAAAGTATGATAAAAGTTCCGCAAAGTTAGATGGAACCTATTTTAAGATTATGTTTCGAACAATTTTTGAACAGTACGGCTTTCAGATATTTTCCATGGAAGTGCATCAGCATCTTGTTTTTATTTTGGGTGATAATCGTCCATCTGAAGATTGGAAATCAAGGGTTACAAGCGCGGTGGATCGAATCATGAAAATGGATGTAAGCGGGCGAAATCGTATGGGTCTGCTTTCCATTGGTTTTGGAAAGCATGTTCAAAGGTTAAGTGAGATTTATAAAAGTTATGAAACGGCCCGTGAAACTTTGCTGCTTCAGGATACGTTACCAGAGGATAACAGGAGCATCTTTTATCAGGACTTACATATGCATCGCATGATTTCGCTCATAAATAAGCATGGTAATCTGGAGGAAACGGTGTACGAATATTTAGGTCCTGTCATTGAATATGACAAGCAAAACAATGGTGAGTTAATGCCAACATTAAAGACCTACCTTGCCTGTAACGGTTCTAAACAGGAAACATCGAAACAACTATTCATTGTCCGGCAAACGCTATATCATAGGCTTGAAAAATTGGAGAAACTGCTAGGTTCTGATTTTATGCGTTCAGATAAGCGTCTGGGCCTTGAATTCATGATTTTTGCATTGGACTTCTTGCAATACAGCAGCAGGAAAATCAGTGGAAAATATGTAGACAAATATATTGGAAGATAA
- the yhfH gene encoding protein YhfH has protein sequence MQTKNPLEFFRTLPPKQCTECGTHIIEQAESYLLECDRCLSKKDEY, from the coding sequence ATGCAAACTAAAAACCCTTTGGAATTCTTCAGGACACTGCCGCCTAAACAATGTACGGAATGCGGGACCCATATCATTGAACAAGCTGAATCCTACCTCTTGGAATGTGACCGCTGCCTTTCCAAAAAAGATGAATATTAA
- the yhfH gene encoding protein YhfH yields the protein MQTKNPLEFFRTLPPKQCTECGTHITEQAESYLMECDHCLSKHED from the coding sequence ATGCAAACCAAAAACCCTTTGGAATTCTTCAGGACACTGCCGCCTAAACAATGTACGGAGTGCGGAACCCATATCACTGAACAAGCTGAATCCTACTTGATGGAATGTGATCACTGCCTTTCCAAACACGAAGACTGA
- the yhfH gene encoding protein YhfH — MQTINPLEFFRTLPPKQCTECGTHITEQAESYLMECDYCLSKRED; from the coding sequence ATGCAAACTATAAATCCACTGGAATTCTTCAGGACACTGCCGCCTAAACAATGTACGGAATGCGGAACCCATATCACTGAACAAGCTGAATCCTACTTAATGGAATGTGACTACTGCCTTTCCAAACGTGAAGACTGA
- the yhfH gene encoding protein YhfH has translation MQMKKSIEFFNNIPAKHCPECGEHINEHAESYLMECDRCLSRRED, from the coding sequence ATGCAAATGAAAAAATCCATTGAGTTTTTTAACAATATCCCTGCAAAACATTGCCCCGAGTGCGGTGAACATATTAACGAGCATGCTGAATCCTACTTAATGGAATGTGACCGCTGCCTTTCCAGACGCGAAGACTGA
- the yhfH gene encoding protein YhfH produces MQANQSDLLIIDSFKHCPECGETHVDHSDSYLMECDRCLSKREE; encoded by the coding sequence ATGCAAGCAAATCAATCAGATTTACTCATAATCGATTCATTTAAACATTGCCCGGAATGTGGTGAAACACATGTGGACCACTCAGATTCCTATCTGATGGAATGCGATCGCTGCCTTTCCAAACGTGAAGAATAA
- a CDS encoding diacylglycerol/lipid kinase family protein produces the protein MSKAMIIVNPSSGKEKAGKILPKAEKALGEIFDEVCVRKTEGEGDATGFAKEACAERFDAVISMGGDGTVNEIVNGLGEQQHRPTFGIIPLGTINDFARSLGIPLNPNAAIEILKDMHIKESDIGKINDRYFMNVLAVGAIAEATYNVTVEQKTRLGSFAYFIEGAKAIIKKTPFPLTVEHDQGKWMGEAHLLIATMTNSVGGFEQLAPEAEVNDGKLHTFIIKDLSLPLIVKIIPSLIRGEIMGNDEVEYIKTSKLHLTTPEELAVNIDGDEGILLPFQANVLHKHLRLFVPGTK, from the coding sequence ATGTCGAAAGCAATGATTATCGTCAATCCATCTTCAGGCAAGGAAAAGGCAGGGAAGATTTTACCGAAAGCGGAAAAGGCACTTGGTGAAATTTTTGATGAGGTATGCGTTCGTAAAACGGAAGGAGAGGGGGATGCTACGGGTTTTGCTAAGGAGGCCTGTGCAGAAAGGTTCGATGCTGTCATTTCTATGGGTGGGGATGGAACGGTGAACGAGATAGTGAATGGTTTGGGCGAGCAGCAGCATCGGCCTACTTTCGGAATCATTCCACTAGGAACCATCAATGATTTCGCTAGATCTTTGGGAATACCACTGAATCCCAATGCTGCCATCGAGATATTGAAGGATATGCATATTAAGGAATCGGATATAGGGAAGATCAATGACCGTTACTTCATGAATGTGTTGGCAGTAGGGGCAATCGCCGAAGCCACCTATAATGTTACCGTTGAACAAAAAACCCGTCTTGGGTCTTTTGCATATTTCATTGAAGGAGCAAAAGCGATCATTAAAAAGACTCCGTTTCCTTTAACGGTTGAACATGATCAGGGAAAGTGGATGGGCGAGGCTCATTTACTAATTGCAACAATGACTAACTCTGTCGGCGGTTTCGAACAACTTGCACCAGAGGCGGAAGTGAATGATGGAAAGCTGCACACATTCATCATTAAGGATTTATCTCTTCCTCTCATCGTCAAGATCATTCCCAGTTTGATCAGGGGGGAGATCATGGGGAATGACGAAGTTGAATATATTAAAACTTCCAAGCTCCATTTAACTACACCAGAGGAACTTGCAGTCAATATCGATGGAGATGAAGGCATTCTTCTTCCTTTCCAGGCAAATGTACTGCACAAACATCTTCGTCTCTTTGTCCCGGGAACTAAATAA